AAAGCCTTACCCTAGAAGAATTATAGAGGCTCTCAGCTTACTATCAAAAATTGACATATCGTAGAGTTGGGAACCCCAAGTATTCGTTGGTACAGTACATAAATACTGGTTTGACGGTATATTAATTTCAATCAATATTTGGTTCCACAATGTCTCAATGTCCTCCTCAAAACACCCTCGAAGCTTTACATCGATATATCCAACAAGGAGAAACTAAGATTAGGGGCACAAGTTTTGCAAACTTGAAAACTGCTTTGAGGCGGTATGTTCTCCCCAACTTACCGGGATATAACTTTGTGACTGAAGATCTGGAAGGACCGGGTTTAGAGTATGTGCTCAGCCAGATTCCTCTGGATGTATTTCTAAATGCTGAGCCTCTTAAACTTCTCTCTGAGGCTTGTCAGGCCGCTTTGGCCGCTAAACAAATTCGAGCTGATGTGGAGAGGACAACATACCGTCCGGCTGTTAATAAGTTTCTTAAATGGATACAGCAAGAAACTTGGTATGAGGAGGCTGCCGAGGGGCGGTATGGAAAGTATGCCCCCAGAACTCGCTCTGGAACCAACATTAAGACCGCCAACGAGGGACGAAGAGCACTTCATGCCAATTCATATGGATTAAAGGAATCTGAACTGACCTCAAATCTTCTCAAGCAACTAGAACAACTTAATACGTTTTGTACTGGTGAATATGTCCCTAAGCGCCAAGACAAGAAGATGCGAGCAATCACTTTTCGCAATCATAGAGGACGAGCACTTGACATCCTGGGATGGCTCAGGAGTGTAGAGAATTATGAACTGAACGACTTAGATCTCCATTTAGTAACTGATCTAAACCTATTCAACAAATTTTTAGCATGGGGCATTAATGAACGCGGCAACACGTGTGGATGGGGGATGGGCTTTTGCGACTTGGCACTAAACATTGCAAAGTGGCTACATTGCTACGAGTCCAAGAGCCCTATGTACCGGGACATTGCCACAGTTGAAGAAATTCGCATGATTAACAATAATTTGTCAAAACGCTATGAGGAGCAGAAACAAGCTAGCAAGAAGAGGAAGCAGGAAGAGAAAGAAATGACACTGGAGCAGTGCATTGAAGTCATTAAGTATCTGCGAAAGTGCTGTGCTCCTCGCGATTCTTTGGGAACAAAGCGCTCTGATTTGTCAGTTGCCCGATCGTGGCAGCGCTACTTGCTGGTAGCCATCTTGACTTATTGTGCACTACGACAACGTGAGATTAGAGAGCTTGAACTCGACCGCACTCTCTTTCGCACAGCAGGTGGTTATCGTATGGTGCTGCATCCAGAGGACAACAAAACAGGCGATGAACGAGATTTCATGCTCTCGGATGTATTAGCAGTAGAAGTTGTCACAGACCTTGATGAGTGGCTCAATGTTTGGAAACCCAGAACTCAGGCAGTGACTGCTGACTTGGACAGCTGGCTGGGTTTTGTAGGCCGTGCCCAGTACAAAGACACAAAAGGGCTGAACAAATACTTAGCCAAACTAGAGAAGAAGTATCAGCAAGCTATACAAGCAGGCCGATATGAAGAAGCTGAGAAGGTAGAAAAAGAGATGGAGTCAGCTCAAAACAATATTCAAACATTGAAACAGGCCAGAATTGAATGCCAACACAACTTAGTTTTCGCCTCTTTTGGAACTAATCGATTAGAAGGGTATGGTAGGCCAATGAAGGCATCTGACCTCTTCAATGCAGTTACACGTGCTGTTTATACAGCCAGTGCAGCACTGAAAATGCTGGAGCATCCGCTATTTAAGGACATTGAGCCACGCAAAACAAATCCTCACTTCTTTAGAAATATTGCAATTACCCATGAACGCAGACATGGTGATCCGAGCAAGCGAAAGGCTTTTCACAAAGTCCTCGGTAATTCTGAGGCAATTGGAGATAAAGATTATAACGAGATGCATCCTAGCGAGAAAACGGTTGGGGCTAAGGAGTGGTGGAAATCAGATACTCTAGAAGGCCAGGCGGCAGTCATGGCTAAAGTCAAAGCCTTAACGTCAAAGTTGCCAGTTGAGGAGCGCAAAAAACTTTTGCTGGAACTTCTGTAGTTTCCGATATAGCACCTTCATGAATGTTGGATATCACGAGCTGACCGATGACGTAAGGCTTGCTGTATCGATCGCGTCCTCAATCGATACAGCAAGCCTATCAATTCATCATCCGTGAGCTGACTTCTGCGCTTACCCTGGAAGTTATCAGCAATGAATTGGTGGGCTTGCTCCACAGTCCACCCCAATCGTCCGATTTGGATTTGAATCCCCACAATCACATCGCTCAGGTCGTCATAGGCGATCGCTAGGGCCGGAGCCAAAGGCTGTGGAAAACTCATTTCCTCCCTCCCTGGACCCTCCCTACCGGAGTTTATTTGTTTTTCTAAGACACCATCAGCCCCCCCACCCTTCATATAGACAGAGGTGTGTAATTCCTCTCTAGGAGAGCTTTCTAGCGCCTTAGTTAGTTCATCCGCTGAAGGCTGTGATGGGGCTGTAACTGTCTCTGGTGGCTCTATTACATACCATTCGGGATGCCATATCTCTTTGTACTTCTGCAAGGTGCTATGACTGCACTGGGCTATTGAGGCGATCGCCTGGGCTCGCGCAGTCAGGCGATCGGGTAGTTGGCCTTGTTGGGTCAGGTCCAAGACGGCTTGCTTGATCCGAGCTTGGGCGTCTTCGGCTCGCTTCTGGTTGAAGTTGACGATGTTGTTGGCAGCGGTGCCTGGAGAGAGGGTGCGATCGCGCTTCGGATTGGTGCCAAGGGGCCAGTAGTAGTTTTCCGCAGCTTCAGCCCATTCCTGAGCACGGCGGCTGATTTCGTGCTGGTGTTGGCACCATTCTGGGTAACCAGGGCTATGGATGGCGGTGTGCTCGATGTAATGGGCTAGGGCTTCACCGGAGAGGGATTGGAAGACGACGCCGTAACAGCCGATGGTTTTGAGCAGGTGGTTGGTTTGTCCTGGCCCTGTCCAGCCTTGCTCCATTTCAGTTTCTAGTTCTTGCTGCCACAGGGCAGTGTTGCTACGACGGTTGTAGGAACGGTACTGATGCTGCTTCTTTGCCTGGGCGATCGCCTCGTGAAGTTGCGCTACGTCCTGAGCGGCGGCGGCTTGGTCCCATTGCTGAAAGAAGGAGGACAAATCGCTGGGCAGAGGTTGGAGGCGATCGCTGAGGAGGACGGAGCCACTGCCAAGTTGCAGGGGCAGGCGGTGAGCGTTGTATTCACTGTATTCCCCGGCTTTGCTATAGCGCTTGACGTTGGGGAAGACTTCCAGTTGCCCTGCTTGCAGGGGTAGGTGGTGAGCTTCCAGGCAGTGCTTCAGGGCGACGGCGAGGCCAAAGGTGGGGACGGCTTCAGGCAGGGGGATGTAGAGGTGGAGGCCACCGTTCCAGCTGGAGCGGAGCAGGAGGGTTTGGTGGATGCCGATGCTGGCAAGGGCAGCTCGAATGGTAAGAAGGGCTTGGCGATCGCGGGTGGGATGATGCAGGCTCAGGGCATCAAGGTCGATGAGGCCGTGGTAGGTGGTGGGACCAAAGCGAACACCAACGAGTTGAGCGGCATCCTGCCAGTAGGTCCAGAGACTACGCGGCTTCAGAGGGTATTGAGTTAGAGTTTGCCAAGCGGGTTTTTGGCTGGCGTCGGTGGGGGTAGGGGCGACGATCGCTTGCCAGGGGTAGGAGAAGAGCTGACACAAGCGCTGACCTAAGGGGTCGCGGGGCAGGGGTTCTGGTAGGCGCTGACGAGCTCGCTGAGGGGCGATCGCCTGACTCTTACAAGTAGATTTTTGTTTGCGTGGCATGATGCAACTCTCTAGTCCGATGAGGGCAACGGAACAGAGGATGCAAAGTAAATGAATACGGCTGATTACCCTGCTGGTGCAGGTGATAGCCACGAGGGATATATCTATGCATAATCTCTCTGTCCCGAAATAACGGCTGGACAGGGAGAGAGCGATCCGCAGATTGAGAACGACTAAGTTTTTCCTAGAACTGACTTAAAAATCTCGTTGTGCTTTGATGCGCTCCATCCCTGTTGTAGAGAGGAATAGAGAGCCATTCGTCCTTTTAGAAACGGTTCACAAGGTCTTGTCACTTCTTACCAAATGACCGTAATATAGACGCATGGCAGAGTGGGCAGCTTAACGACGCGCCGGCAAGCACAGAAGTTAAAGTCCCCTCTATTCCGAACAAGTAATAAAAGCCTTTCGAACCCCTTCTGTTCCCGCAGTTGGGGTTTTTGGCTTTTAGGGCTCCTAGAGCATGTTCATCTCCTCAGCTCTAGCAATTGGACCAACAACCCTAAAAATCACTACAAACTCTGCCTCCATAAAGCTTGATGAGTAGTTTACCTGATCTGCCCAGCGATCTCCCCCAATTTCAATGGAAAGAAAGAAAAACTGTACTTTGGCAGCCCAAACCAGGTCTATATTGCTGCTTATGTTTAGAAGGTAAATTTTTGATCTTACCTATTTAGGATTTGGCCTTGAAACACTGCTTTAGGTGAAAAGAGCAGACTACCAAGGAAACCATTTGCGAGTACGTTCTGCTGTCTCTCGCACCGTTTCAACCACTTGGTCATCGCGCTGCTTTTGACTGCCACTGCACTCAGAGTCATTGATGCGATGGGTAGCAATAGTCTCATTCACCAAGTATGCCTTCTGAGCTTCTTTCGGCAATGAGGCGCGATCGCCCTTCTTACCTCCTGTGCCTTCATAGAGCTCATCAATCGTGCAGTCAAACAACTCTTGAGTTTCAGCCACAACTGCTTTCCGTCTGCCCTCGGCGCTGACTTTTTTGTCAAGCATCGATTGCTGAAAGTCCTTGTAGACTGTGGCTCCGTCTACTCGTTCGTGCTTAGTGAGTTCCTGCGAGCTGTTGAATAGATCCAACTGGGAGTCCGATTCGCTCGGCTGCTGCTGGAACCAGTTCAAAAAACCCATGAGCTTGCTCCCGTTCTTGTGAGGTGAAGGTGGAAGAGAACAGTTGCTCCAAGCCAAGCTTGATCAGTTCCAGCGCTCCAGGAATGGCTAGAAATTCCTCGATGATGAGGTAGCGATACTCATAGTCCCAACGCTCAGGTGTGAAGTTGAAGTCGTAGAGGATGAGGCTGTAAGCATCAAGACAAGCATCGTAGCAGTTGCGGGCTGTAAACCTAGCTAAAGCTTTAACCCAAGTTTGCTTGCGTCTCAAGTCACCAAACTGCTGCCTCACTTCAGCTTTGAAGTGTTGAGGTTGCACAATGGCCCCATTGAAGGTGCTGAGACATTCCCATGCTTCGTAGGCCTGTTGTTTAAGTGCAGCTAGTTTCATCGACTTGACCTCAGGGCTACTGTCATCAGAATACTTCCATACAAAAGCTGCGGCGAGAGGGAGTCACTGTTCTCATGGATAGCAGCATACAGTACTCCAATGCAGATTGCATCATATTAATGAACATGAAGTTGAGGCATAGCCAGCAAGCTAAGCTGGGATTAACGGACTGAGGCTAACCAGGTACTGTGGCAGATCGGGTAACGGTAGACATTGAAGGACTCAGAGAGCGAATTGACGAGGCGTACTCGGACAATCCCCTTTGGAGCGAGTTATCTCTTGCACAGAAGCTGAGACGGCTGATTCTAGATGGATTGGAAAAGGCAGAAGGCGATCGCGCTCTCAAACTTCCAGCTCAGCCTGCGACCAAATCCCGCAAATCAAATAAGCCAGCATGAAGCTTGTTGAGGTTTTTACAGGTATCTCATTAGATTTTTACTCTATATAGGTTAAAACCTGAGCAGTTTGGGGATTCTCAAACAGAATTCTACAACTGATTTCAAACTAATTTTGGGAAGTTCTCCATGCAGAGAATCTGGTGATAGGAGTCCTACAACATGCTTATATTGCCAAACTGCTTTCACTTCAATAATAAATATTCAATAAAATTGAATCTGCAATCTTTTTTATTATTTAAATACTATTGACTCTTTATTCAAGACTTCCTAGAGTAGAGAGCGATTCGTGAGGAGACAAAATCTGTGACTCACAAACTCGCCATCTTCAATATGAAGGGCGGCGTGGGTAAGTCCACCAGTGCCTACAACATCAGTGCTGGGCTCGTCCAGTTTCATCAAAAGCGAGTTTTACTGATTGATATTGATCCGCAAGGTCATGCCAGTGCTGCCCTTGGCATTCCTATTTGGCAGCTCGACAAGCAGCTTAAAGATGTCTTACAGCGTCAGGCCAACATCAGAGAAGTCGTCATCTCAACCGCATCTGGTGTCGATGTCGTTCCTTCCAATATCCTGCTAGCTGAAGAAGAAATTCCCATTTCCGGTTTTCCAGGTCGAGAACTACTGCTCAGAAAAGCAATTGGAGCGATCGCTGATCAGTATGATTATGTTCTGATTGACTGTCCTCCCAACATCGGTGTCTTTTCCGTCAATGCTCTTATGGCAGCCGATGCGGTTCTTATCCCAGTGGACATGAGCTATCTGGGATTACTCGGCATCAACGGCATTGAGCGAGCGCTTTCTCTTGTGCGTGAACAACTCGATCACCCGATTGACATTGCCGGAGTGCTGGCAACCCGCTTTGATGCCCGCAACAACCTGAGCAAAGAAGTTCTCAAGTCCCTCCAAGATCACTTCGGCCCTAAAGTCTTTCAAACGCGAATTCCAGAAACTGTCAAACTGCGAGAAGCCCCCAGCTTTAGCCAATCGATCTTTGAGTACGAAGCACGTGGAGCCGCAGCAAAAGCATATCAAGACTTAATTGATGAGGTGGTCCAGACCTATGAATAAAGCCAAATCCCGTTCGGCCTTGGGCATCAATCCCCTCTCTCAAGGCATCTTTAGCAAAACAGCTTCATCTGAAACACCAAAAACCGAAAATTTCAATAATCAAGAATCAAACCACCAAGATACACAAAATCAAGATTTGCTTAATCAAGAATCAAGTTTATTGAAAACTGATTCAACGGAATCCACTCCAACAACTTCAGAATCTGCTGAATTTGCTCTATCACGAGAAGCGCCAATTAGTCAGGTAACTCAGAAATCAAGAAAGCAGAATCAAGAAAAACGAATCAAGAAGAAAGAAACAGTCTTCTTGAACGAGGAGAGCATCGAGCGAGTTAACCTGCGTCTTTCGATCGAAATAAACGATTGGCTCGATAGTCTCTTAAAGCAGGGGAAACGAAAGCACGGGCGCAAGATTCCTAAAGAGACCTGGGTACAAGCAGCCTTAGAATTCTTCCGAGCTATGCCTGTTGATTGGCAAACGATCGACTCTGAAGAAGCTCTCCGGCAAGCTCTGTCTAGTCTTGAATCAAGAATCAAGACTGAGGAATAAAGTTTATGGATTCAAGAATCAAGAAAATTTAGCTTTGATAACTAGTACGCCCAGAGCGATCGCTCAGCGTTTCAATGAATCAATTTTCAAGAAAACTATTGACGAACTAACGGTTGAGTTGGAAGCGTCAGCCTAAAGCAAACGACCAAATATTTGCCAGCTTGAGTTGGGGTAAAGGATTTGCAGTCCTTCCATGGAAATAATAAAGCGCTCTCTAGCTATAGATTGTAGAGAGCGCTTTACTTTGCTTGCCTAAACTTTGCCTAAATATCAGCAGAGATCCCCTACATTTTGGGGTGTTGTAGGAGACCTGACTTAAATCCTGTCCTCGGCCTAATTACACGGTGTCGGCTGAAACACTTTATTCTCTAAGTCTCCAATAAAATTTATCTCTTTCGTTTATTGCTTTCGAATTAGAACATAATGTTAATCTATATTTCTTGACTACCCGACAAACTTTATTAGCTCTAAACATGTTTGATGTGTAGCTTACAACTAGTCGAACAGCATACGATTTTTTTTCCAATGTAATTATTGACAAGGCGTTTTGAGCTTTTAACGAAATAGGAAGAGTCCTATGTTCCCTATCATTAAGCCACTTGCTCAGCTCATCGCTACTTAAATCTGAAGGCACAAAAGTGTCTAATGGCTTAAGTCTCGCAAGTTTTTCATGAGTGTATGTAATCCATCTACTTTTGAAAAGTCTAAGATTCATCCAGTTTGTAATACTGATTTCTATCACAACATCATTTGCTGTGAGTTTGTCACTTTCGTTATGGATTTCATACACAGGTAAACAATTAAGACTAAGAAGTTTTAGCTCTGCTCTAATCTTTGGGTAGTTCCCTGCCAAAAAAACTCGCCTCGTGTTAAAAAATGCAAGCAGCGATATCCCCAAAGATATAGTGGAAATGATGATGGGAAGGATTTTGAGAAGATCATCTTTAATGAACATTTGGAGGGATGAAAGCTGTTTGTAAGAGGGGACTCCGTACATCGCCGGGGACTCCGTACATCGCCTCTTCAAGTTTTCTCCACCTTACTCCTACCAATGCTCCACGTGATGCAAATCCAAGGAATTCTGCCTTTTTAACTAAGCCGGAGTACGAGAGCGTAGCTTGAGTCTCACGTTTTAGACGAACTAAAACTTCGGGGCTACAACAACCTTTTTGAATCCCCATCTCCGTTAGAGCTTCTTTAAAGTCGTCATCAGGAAATAATAGTTCACCAGAAAAGATTTCAGCTCCTATTTCAATTTCTTCGTTTTTATTATCATTACCGCACCAAATTTTACTCAAGTCCTTA
Above is a window of Trichocoleus sp. FACHB-46 DNA encoding:
- a CDS encoding ParA family protein, producing MTHKLAIFNMKGGVGKSTSAYNISAGLVQFHQKRVLLIDIDPQGHASAALGIPIWQLDKQLKDVLQRQANIREVVISTASGVDVVPSNILLAEEEIPISGFPGRELLLRKAIGAIADQYDYVLIDCPPNIGVFSVNALMAADAVLIPVDMSYLGLLGINGIERALSLVREQLDHPIDIAGVLATRFDARNNLSKEVLKSLQDHFGPKVFQTRIPETVKLREAPSFSQSIFEYEARGAAAKAYQDLIDEVVQTYE
- a CDS encoding ImmA/IrrE family metallo-endopeptidase, whose translation is MNRREYYDELKTLARNTRMQFGIFTPRILISDLRRIYKHYQIEIDLWPRRGVPPTVKLKSLRGAFFCDEYGTSVLINRFLPDAPKIFTLGHELKHYLVDKDLSKIWCGNDNKNEEIEIGAEIFSGELLFPDDDFKEALTEMGIQKGCCSPEVLVRLKRETQATLSYSGLVKKAEFLGFASRGALVGVRWRKLEEAMYGVPGDVRSPLLQTAFIPPNVH